In one window of Maribacter sp. BPC-D8 DNA:
- the carB gene encoding carbamoyl-phosphate synthase large subunit, which translates to MPKRKDLNSILLIGSGPIVIGQACEFDYAGSQSLRSLREDGIETILINSNPATIMTDPTMADHVYLKPLTTKSIVEILKAHPQIDAVLPTMGGQTALNLCIEADKKGIWEDFGVELIGVDIDAINITEDREQFRELMLKIGVGMAPQATATSFLKGKEIAQEFGFPLVIRASYTLGGAGASIVYKPEDFDEQLSYGLEISPIHEVMIDKALIGWKEYELELLRDKNDNVVIICAIENMDPMGIHTGDSITVAPAMTLSDRTYQKMRDMAIHMMRSIGDFEGGCNVQFAVSPDEKEDIIAIEINPRVSRSSALASKATGYPIAKVATKLAIGYTLDELDNQITKSTSALFEPTLDYVIVKIPRWNFDKFEGSDRTLGLQMKSVGEVMGIGRSFQEALHKATQSLEIKRNGLGADGKGYKDYDQIISKLTIPSWDRVFVIYDAIQLGIPLSRIHEITKIDMWFLKQYEELYSLEKEITKYTIATLSKDLLLEAKQKGFADRQIAHMLDCYESEVYTKRTELNINRVYKLVDTCAAEFKAMTPYYYSTFEAEIEKPDGTRYVENDSIVTDKKKIVVLGSGPNRIGQGIEFDYCCVHGVLAAAECGYETIMINCNPETVSTDFDTADKLYFEPVFWEHIYDIIRHEKPEGVIVQLGGQTALKLAEKLSKYGIKIIGTSFDALDLAEDRGRFSEMLLENNIPFPKYGIAETADEASELADTLDFPLLVRPSYVLGGQGMKIVINKEELEEHVVNLLRKIPNNKLLLDHYLDGAIEAEADAICDGEDVYIIGIMEHIEPCGIHSGDSNATLPPFNLGELVMQQIKDHTKKIALALNTVGLINIQFAIKDEVVYIIEANPRASRTVPFIAKAYKEPYVNYATKVMLGEKKVKDFKFNPQLEGFAIKQPVFSFNKFPNVNKNLGPEMKSTGESILFIDSLKDDEFYNLYARRKMYLSK; encoded by the coding sequence ATGCCAAAAAGAAAAGATTTAAACTCAATTTTACTAATAGGATCAGGTCCTATTGTTATCGGTCAAGCATGTGAATTTGATTATGCAGGTAGTCAATCTTTACGTTCGTTACGTGAAGATGGTATTGAAACTATTTTGATAAATAGTAACCCTGCAACTATAATGACAGATCCTACAATGGCGGATCATGTTTATTTAAAACCATTAACAACGAAATCTATTGTAGAGATTTTAAAAGCACATCCTCAAATAGATGCAGTTTTACCAACCATGGGAGGTCAGACGGCGTTGAATCTTTGTATAGAAGCTGATAAAAAAGGAATTTGGGAAGATTTCGGTGTAGAATTAATAGGTGTTGATATCGATGCTATTAATATTACCGAAGATAGAGAACAGTTTAGAGAATTAATGTTGAAGATAGGTGTTGGTATGGCGCCACAGGCTACAGCAACTTCTTTCTTAAAAGGTAAAGAAATTGCTCAAGAGTTTGGTTTTCCTTTAGTAATACGAGCTTCTTATACACTTGGTGGTGCAGGAGCATCGATAGTTTATAAGCCAGAAGATTTTGACGAGCAATTAAGTTACGGTTTAGAGATTTCTCCAATTCATGAGGTAATGATCGATAAAGCCCTGATTGGGTGGAAAGAATATGAATTAGAGCTTCTAAGAGATAAAAACGATAATGTTGTTATTATCTGTGCTATAGAGAATATGGATCCCATGGGTATTCATACCGGAGATTCTATAACTGTAGCACCTGCAATGACATTATCTGATAGAACATATCAGAAAATGCGTGATATGGCTATACATATGATGCGTAGTATAGGAGATTTTGAAGGTGGATGTAATGTGCAATTCGCTGTTAGTCCTGATGAAAAGGAAGATATTATAGCAATTGAAATCAATCCAAGAGTATCAAGATCATCTGCTTTAGCTTCAAAAGCAACCGGGTATCCTATTGCAAAAGTGGCAACTAAATTGGCAATAGGTTACACTTTAGACGAATTAGATAATCAGATTACTAAATCAACATCGGCTTTATTTGAGCCAACATTAGATTATGTGATAGTAAAAATACCACGATGGAACTTTGATAAATTTGAAGGATCGGATCGTACTTTAGGTCTGCAGATGAAGTCTGTAGGAGAAGTTATGGGTATTGGTCGCTCTTTTCAAGAAGCATTGCATAAAGCAACTCAGTCTTTAGAGATTAAACGAAATGGCTTAGGTGCTGATGGTAAAGGGTATAAAGATTATGATCAAATAATAAGTAAACTGACCATACCTAGTTGGGATCGAGTTTTTGTAATTTATGATGCAATACAATTGGGCATTCCGCTAAGTCGTATTCATGAGATTACTAAAATCGATATGTGGTTCTTAAAGCAGTATGAGGAATTGTATTCTTTAGAAAAAGAAATTACAAAATATACGATTGCTACCCTGTCAAAAGATTTACTGTTAGAAGCGAAACAAAAAGGATTTGCAGACAGACAGATAGCACACATGTTAGATTGTTATGAAAGTGAAGTGTATACCAAGCGTACAGAGCTAAATATTAATAGAGTTTATAAACTTGTTGATACTTGTGCGGCAGAGTTTAAGGCGATGACGCCATATTACTATTCAACTTTCGAAGCAGAAATAGAAAAGCCAGACGGTACACGTTATGTTGAAAATGATAGTATAGTTACTGATAAGAAGAAGATTGTAGTTCTTGGATCCGGACCTAATAGAATAGGGCAGGGTATTGAATTTGACTATTGTTGTGTTCACGGAGTTTTAGCTGCAGCTGAATGTGGTTATGAAACTATAATGATCAATTGTAATCCTGAGACGGTTTCAACAGATTTTGATACAGCAGATAAACTTTATTTTGAACCAGTTTTTTGGGAACATATATATGACATTATACGTCATGAAAAGCCTGAAGGAGTAATAGTTCAATTAGGTGGGCAAACAGCCTTAAAATTAGCCGAGAAGTTATCTAAATATGGTATAAAGATTATAGGAACAAGTTTTGATGCTTTAGATTTAGCAGAAGATAGAGGTAGGTTCTCAGAAATGCTATTAGAGAATAATATTCCTTTTCCAAAATATGGTATTGCAGAAACTGCAGATGAAGCTTCTGAGTTAGCAGATACTTTAGATTTTCCATTACTAGTTAGACCTTCATATGTTTTGGGTGGGCAAGGAATGAAAATTGTAATTAATAAAGAAGAACTAGAAGAACATGTTGTTAATCTTCTTAGAAAAATACCAAACAACAAATTACTATTAGATCATTACTTAGATGGTGCTATAGAGGCAGAAGCAGATGCTATTTGCGATGGTGAAGATGTGTATATCATTGGTATCATGGAACATATAGAGCCTTGTGGGATTCACTCGGGAGATTCTAATGCAACACTACCACCATTTAATCTTGGTGAATTGGTAATGCAGCAAATTAAGGATCACACTAAAAAAATTGCGCTAGCATTAAATACAGTGGGTCTTATAAATATTCAATTTGCAATTAAGGACGAGGTAGTTTATATCATCGAAGCTAACCCTAGAGCATCTCGTACAGTGCCTTTTATAGCGAAAGCTTATAAGGAGCCTTATGTAAATTATGCTACTAAAGTCATGTTAGGCGAGAAGAAAGTGAAAGATTTTAAATTCAATCCGCAATTAGAAGGCTTTGCAATTAAGCAACCAGTATTCTCTTTCAACAAATTCCCGAATGTAAATAAGAATTTGGGTCCTGAGATGAAGAGTACAGGTGAAAGCATCTTATTCATCGATAGTCTAAAAGACGATGAATTTTACAACCTTTACGCTAGACGTAAAATGTACTTAAGTAAATAG
- a CDS encoding acyl-CoA thioesterase, producing MEKFKSVRESRVSITQLMLPSHSNFGGKVHGGHILNLMDQIAFACASKHSQQYCVTASVNRVNFLNPIEVGELVTLKASINYTGRTSMVVGVRVESENITSGTKKHCNSSYLTMVAKGTDGENVPIPGLIISDDQGVRRFARSKYRKLEAQERDTKFESKSFNSEDYLKELKSENIKIEMK from the coding sequence ATGGAAAAGTTCAAAAGCGTACGAGAGTCTAGAGTTTCTATCACCCAATTAATGCTTCCTTCCCATTCTAATTTTGGAGGAAAAGTACATGGTGGACATATTCTGAACCTAATGGATCAAATTGCATTTGCATGCGCCTCTAAACATTCGCAACAGTACTGTGTAACAGCATCTGTTAATCGAGTAAATTTCTTGAACCCGATCGAAGTGGGTGAATTGGTTACTTTAAAAGCAAGTATTAATTATACAGGGCGTACCTCTATGGTAGTAGGTGTTCGTGTGGAGTCTGAGAATATTACATCAGGCACAAAGAAACATTGTAACTCATCTTACCTTACCATGGTAGCAAAGGGAACAGATGGTGAAAATGTTCCCATACCAGGATTAATAATTTCTGACGACCAAGGTGTTAGAAGATTTGCACGTAGCAAATACCGTAAACTAGAAGCTCAAGAAAGAGACACTAAATTTGAATCTAAATCTTTTAATTCTGAAGATTATTTAAAAGAGCTGAAATCTGAAAATATTAAGATTGAGATGAAGTAA
- a CDS encoding GIY-YIG nuclease family protein → MYSIYVIELSKKVFTENRKFREANPQFNGVLECLYVGMTSKTPKERFDQHKNGTLSKKGHNISSKIVQKYGLYLRGSLFNHIDKIKSRTEALKMEEQLALELRRKKYAVWFN, encoded by the coding sequence ATGTATTCTATTTACGTTATCGAATTATCTAAAAAAGTGTTCACGGAGAATAGAAAATTTAGAGAAGCGAATCCGCAATTTAATGGCGTGTTAGAATGTCTTTATGTTGGCATGACAAGTAAAACTCCTAAAGAGCGCTTTGACCAACATAAAAACGGAACCTTGAGCAAAAAAGGACATAATATATCCTCAAAAATTGTACAGAAATACGGCTTATATCTACGCGGCAGTCTTTTTAATCATATTGATAAAATAAAATCAAGAACTGAAGCTTTAAAAATGGAAGAGCAATTAGCTCTTGAGCTTCGACGCAAAAAGTATGCGGTATGGTTTAACTGA
- the gndA gene encoding NADP-dependent phosphogluconate dehydrogenase — protein sequence MYDFGLVGLGVMGQNFILNVADNGFSAFGYDLDDEKVDALKTLGGDEEKVSASSNIKTFVKNLKQPRKIMLLVPAGKIVDGVIESLLPHIDKGDIIIDGGNSFFTDTDRREAYLQEKGINFFGAGVSGGAKGARKGPSIMPGGSKSAYEHIKPIFEAVSAKYNGEPCVAYLGPKSAGNYVKMVHNGIEYGLMQLTSEIYDVLKKGGDYNNDELHSTFAKWNDGRLQSFLVQITSEIFEQEDDLVKGRLVDQILDKAKQKGTGKWTSQNAMDLGIPVPSIDVAVSMRELSALKDERIKADALYDRPSVAHMDKEKLEALTEKALYFSFIITYSQGLHQLADASREYGYDLDISEIAKIWRAGCIIRAGLLADITEAFKAEPNLPNLLLSPNFVSKVKETVDAARELVAFGAQNGIPLPGLSNSLTYFDAYTSSKLPLNLIQAQRDYFGSHTYERLDREGIFHTEWED from the coding sequence ATGTATGATTTTGGTTTAGTAGGTCTTGGAGTAATGGGACAAAATTTTATCCTCAATGTAGCTGATAACGGATTTTCTGCCTTCGGATATGATTTAGATGATGAAAAGGTTGATGCTCTTAAAACTTTAGGTGGAGATGAAGAAAAAGTAAGCGCTTCGAGCAACATAAAAACCTTCGTTAAAAACTTAAAGCAACCACGCAAAATAATGCTTTTGGTACCTGCAGGTAAAATTGTAGATGGTGTTATAGAATCGCTTTTGCCACATATTGATAAAGGTGATATTATAATTGATGGAGGAAATTCTTTCTTTACAGATACCGACAGAAGAGAAGCCTATTTACAAGAGAAAGGTATTAACTTTTTCGGAGCAGGAGTTTCTGGTGGTGCTAAAGGTGCTCGTAAAGGTCCGAGTATTATGCCTGGTGGTTCAAAATCTGCATACGAACATATTAAACCAATTTTTGAAGCAGTATCTGCCAAATATAACGGCGAACCATGTGTTGCATATTTAGGACCTAAATCTGCCGGTAACTATGTAAAAATGGTTCACAATGGTATTGAATACGGTTTGATGCAGCTGACTTCTGAAATTTATGATGTTCTTAAAAAAGGTGGTGACTACAATAATGATGAATTGCACAGCACCTTCGCAAAATGGAACGATGGTAGATTGCAATCGTTCTTAGTTCAAATTACATCTGAAATATTCGAGCAAGAAGATGACTTAGTTAAAGGACGCCTGGTTGATCAAATTTTAGATAAAGCAAAACAAAAAGGAACCGGTAAATGGACAAGCCAAAATGCAATGGATTTAGGCATACCTGTACCTTCAATTGATGTTGCCGTTAGCATGCGCGAACTTTCTGCTTTAAAAGATGAAAGAATTAAAGCCGATGCTTTATACGACAGACCATCTGTAGCACATATGGATAAAGAAAAGTTGGAAGCCCTTACAGAAAAAGCTTTATACTTTTCATTTATAATTACATACTCTCAAGGGTTACATCAATTAGCCGATGCTTCTAGAGAATACGGATACGATTTAGATATTTCTGAAATCGCCAAAATATGGAGAGCTGGTTGTATTATACGGGCAGGTTTGTTGGCTGACATTACTGAAGCTTTTAAAGCTGAACCTAATTTACCTAACCTTTTACTTTCTCCGAATTTTGTAAGCAAAGTAAAAGAAACAGTTGATGCTGCTAGAGAATTGGTTGCTTTTGGTGCACAAAACGGAATTCCGTTACCTGGTCTATCAAATTCGCTTACATATTTTGACGCCTACACTTCTAGCAAATTACCTTTGAACTTAATTCAAGCGCAACGTGATTACTTTGGTTCTCACACTTACGAGCGTTTAGACCGTGAAGGTATTTTTCACACAGAATGGGAAGATTAA
- the pgl gene encoding 6-phosphogluconolactonase: MEVKVYQNKVKVAEEFSKYLIEKSDTQKAFHIALSGGSTPKIVFDVLAEQFSTDVDWKNIHLYWGDERCVVPTDDESNYKMTVEHLISKVAIPEENIHRIKGENDPKEEAKRYGNLLDKELPKALGLPQFDLVILGMGDDGHTASIFPHEINLWVSPDNCEVAIHPESGQRRVSLTGRIINNAKTVAFLVTGDSKAEKVKIIIEREEGYLEYPASHVAPKTKDLVWFLDAGAAKLLTSSQS, translated from the coding sequence ATGGAAGTAAAAGTTTATCAAAATAAAGTAAAGGTTGCTGAAGAGTTTTCTAAATATTTGATTGAAAAATCAGATACTCAGAAGGCTTTTCATATTGCCTTGTCTGGTGGTAGTACGCCTAAAATTGTATTTGATGTATTAGCAGAACAGTTTTCTACTGATGTTGATTGGAAAAACATTCATTTGTATTGGGGTGATGAAAGATGTGTAGTACCCACGGATGATGAGAGTAACTATAAAATGACTGTTGAGCACCTGATTTCTAAGGTTGCTATACCTGAGGAGAACATTCATAGAATAAAAGGAGAAAACGATCCTAAGGAAGAAGCCAAACGTTATGGCAATTTGTTGGATAAAGAATTACCAAAAGCATTAGGATTACCTCAATTCGATTTAGTAATTCTTGGTATGGGCGATGACGGTCATACTGCATCTATTTTTCCTCATGAAATTAATCTTTGGGTTTCACCGGATAATTGCGAAGTTGCTATTCATCCAGAATCTGGTCAAAGACGAGTTTCGTTGACGGGTAGAATAATTAATAACGCGAAAACTGTTGCTTTTTTGGTAACAGGTGATAGCAAGGCAGAAAAGGTCAAAATTATTATAGAGAGAGAAGAAGGGTATTTAGAATACCCGGCTAGTCACGTAGCACCTAAAACAAAAGACTTGGTCTGGTTTTTAGATGCTGGCGCGGCAAAGCTTCTTACTTCATCTCAATCTTAA
- a CDS encoding DUF3124 domain-containing protein, with protein sequence MKKYKTVLNSICLSLIMATTIMSCKEVSKEEVPVEILDNHTLDRKANAILIDSLVRQVYVPIYSDIYNQTRDTRTLLTATLSIRNTSLKDSLFVSKIDYYNTQGDLVRSYIDTPIYLTPMESIDYVIEQQDTSGGSGANFLIDWYSQKQLNPLFQAVMVGGLGAQAFSFTTEGIEIIE encoded by the coding sequence TTGAAAAAATATAAAACTGTTTTAAATAGTATTTGCCTTTCACTGATTATGGCTACGACTATTATGTCGTGTAAAGAGGTTTCGAAAGAAGAAGTTCCGGTTGAAATTCTAGACAACCATACTCTTGACAGAAAGGCAAATGCTATTTTAATAGACTCTCTTGTTAGGCAAGTTTACGTACCAATATATTCTGATATTTATAACCAGACCAGAGATACTAGAACATTGCTTACCGCTACTTTAAGTATAAGAAACACCAGCTTAAAGGATAGTTTATTTGTAAGTAAAATTGATTACTACAATACACAAGGCGATTTAGTTAGAAGTTATATCGACACCCCTATTTATCTTACTCCAATGGAGTCTATTGATTATGTCATTGAACAACAAGATACTTCTGGTGGTAGTGGCGCTAATTTTTTGATTGATTGGTACTCGCAGAAACAACTGAATCCGTTGTTTCAAGCGGTTATGGTTGGCGGTTTAGGTGCACAAGCGTTTTCTTTTACTACAGAGGGTATTGAGATAATTGAGTAA
- a CDS encoding long-chain fatty acid--CoA ligase, with amino-acid sequence MNGLIMDYPLTTNTILKYANSAFPDKKLISYLPDGSRHEYTYGKLYKRCCQLANALKNKLGITKGDMVGTFAWNHYQHVELYYGIPGIGAVCHTINIRLSSQQTEFIINHSEDKVIFVDATLVPLLEKIAPKLETVEKYIIINAPKGFTTTLPNTIHYEDLIGEQLDAIEWPTINENDASGMCYTSGTTGMPKGVLYSHRSTYLHAMTILSPNAGNYSNNDIILLVVPQFHVMAWGFPYMCLLTGSDMVMPSLHLRPDAIIRILESENINKANGVPSIWRGVYEEMKKNPPKTKLALEEYLVGGSALSGSLIENFEKDFGIKGVQAWGMTETSPLGTASRLQRKHDSLSYKEQIKVRAKQGIEFPGIEMRIIGDDGKVAPRDGKTMGELQVKGVWVIKSYFKTNSRDNFTEDGWFRTGDVSTIDANGYMEITDRTKDLIKSGGEWISSVALELALMSHANIREAAVIAIPDEKWSERPLATLVLADQNKHVSTEELKEFLSKEFASYQIPDNYVIIDEVPKTSVGKFDKKEIRRLYAEGKL; translated from the coding sequence ATGAACGGATTAATAATGGATTACCCACTTACCACAAACACCATCTTAAAATATGCGAATAGTGCTTTTCCAGACAAAAAATTGATTTCATACTTACCTGATGGAAGCAGACATGAATATACCTACGGGAAATTATATAAGCGTTGTTGTCAGCTTGCTAATGCCTTAAAAAATAAATTAGGAATTACTAAAGGTGATATGGTCGGTACATTTGCTTGGAACCATTATCAACATGTAGAATTATATTACGGCATACCTGGTATAGGTGCTGTTTGCCATACCATCAATATAAGATTATCATCTCAGCAAACAGAATTCATTATCAATCATTCTGAAGACAAAGTAATCTTTGTTGATGCGACCTTAGTTCCTTTATTAGAAAAAATAGCCCCTAAACTAGAGACTGTAGAAAAATATATAATTATTAATGCCCCAAAAGGCTTTACCACTACCCTACCTAATACGATACATTACGAAGATTTAATAGGAGAACAATTAGATGCTATTGAATGGCCGACGATAAATGAAAATGATGCAAGCGGCATGTGCTACACAAGTGGCACTACAGGTATGCCAAAAGGAGTTTTATATAGCCACAGATCAACATACCTACACGCGATGACTATTCTATCACCAAATGCCGGTAATTACAGTAATAATGATATAATTTTATTAGTTGTGCCTCAATTTCATGTAATGGCATGGGGTTTTCCATATATGTGCTTGTTAACCGGTTCAGACATGGTTATGCCCTCATTACACCTGCGACCAGATGCCATTATTAGAATTCTTGAAAGTGAAAATATCAACAAAGCTAACGGAGTACCATCTATATGGAGAGGTGTGTATGAAGAAATGAAAAAGAATCCACCGAAAACAAAACTAGCCTTAGAAGAGTATTTAGTTGGCGGCTCGGCTTTATCTGGAAGTCTTATAGAAAATTTTGAAAAAGATTTCGGAATTAAAGGAGTTCAAGCATGGGGTATGACAGAAACCTCACCACTTGGTACCGCCAGCAGACTTCAAAGAAAACATGATAGCCTTAGCTATAAAGAGCAAATTAAAGTACGTGCAAAACAAGGAATTGAATTTCCAGGCATAGAAATGCGAATAATTGGTGATGACGGAAAAGTAGCTCCTCGTGATGGAAAAACAATGGGAGAATTACAAGTTAAAGGAGTCTGGGTTATTAAGTCTTATTTTAAGACTAATAGCCGCGATAACTTTACAGAAGATGGATGGTTTAGAACAGGCGATGTAAGCACAATCGATGCTAATGGGTACATGGAAATTACCGATCGCACCAAAGATTTAATAAAAAGTGGTGGTGAATGGATATCTAGCGTCGCACTAGAACTAGCGCTGATGTCGCATGCGAATATTAGAGAAGCTGCTGTAATTGCAATACCTGATGAAAAATGGTCTGAAAGACCTTTAGCAACATTAGTTTTAGCAGACCAAAATAAACATGTATCAACCGAAGAATTGAAAGAATTTTTATCAAAAGAATTTGCTAGTTATCAAATACCCGACAATTATGTTATCATCGATGAAGTACCAAAAACAAGCGTTGGTAAATTTGACAAGAAAGAGATTAGAAGATTATATGCAGAAGGGAAACTTTAA
- the zwf gene encoding glucose-6-phosphate dehydrogenase, with protein sequence MKKTENQMLVIFGASGDLTARKLIPAIFNLYKGNDLPDNFVVLGVSRSDLGDLKFRSKVVLESPYLEKERKEFDADYIQKFADKLFYEDLGSDYDTSYERLEKRISDLDQKYGTEGNHMFYLSTPPSLYEPIAKNLSDQGLNEESTGWRRIIVEKPFGYSLESAKELNDGLHTYFKENQIFRIDHYLGKETVQNLLVTRFANSIFEPLWNRNYIHHVEITNAESVGVEKRGGYYDKSGALRDMFQSHLLQIVALIVMEPPLSADAEEIRNEKLKALKSLRVMNDEKTLFENTIRAQYVSSKIDGQEVKGYREEEGVDKNSTTETFAAVKFFVDNWRWADVPFYVRTAKRMPTKVTEVVIHFKTPHHQIFKESGISNKDNKLVIRIQPDEGILIKFGVKVPGQGFEVERANMDFYYSSLTETHVMEAYERLLLDAMQGDATLYARADEVEAAWAFVDPILDYWKNGKDVKMYGYAAGVWGPENANELIEGVGEWRNPSENLADESGYCVIC encoded by the coding sequence ATGAAGAAGACAGAAAATCAAATGCTCGTAATCTTTGGGGCATCTGGAGATTTAACGGCAAGAAAATTGATACCAGCAATATTCAATTTATATAAAGGGAATGATCTCCCAGATAATTTTGTAGTTCTTGGTGTTAGTAGAAGTGACTTGGGCGATTTAAAATTTAGAAGTAAGGTAGTTTTAGAAAGTCCTTATTTAGAAAAGGAGCGTAAAGAATTTGATGCAGATTATATTCAAAAATTTGCAGATAAGCTTTTTTACGAAGATTTAGGTTCAGATTATGATACTTCATACGAACGTTTAGAAAAACGTATTTCAGATTTAGATCAAAAATATGGTACTGAAGGTAATCATATGTTTTACTTATCTACGCCGCCAAGTTTATATGAGCCAATAGCAAAGAATTTATCTGATCAAGGTTTGAATGAGGAATCTACGGGTTGGAGAAGAATTATTGTTGAAAAGCCATTCGGATACAGTTTAGAGTCTGCCAAAGAATTAAATGATGGTTTACATACCTATTTCAAGGAAAATCAGATATTTAGAATAGATCATTATTTAGGTAAAGAAACCGTACAGAATTTATTAGTAACACGTTTTGCCAATAGTATTTTTGAACCACTTTGGAACAGAAATTATATTCACCATGTAGAAATTACCAACGCTGAAAGCGTTGGTGTTGAAAAAAGAGGTGGATATTATGATAAATCTGGCGCATTAAGAGATATGTTTCAGAGTCATTTATTACAGATAGTTGCTCTTATTGTTATGGAGCCACCGTTGAGTGCCGATGCAGAAGAAATTCGTAATGAAAAACTGAAAGCATTGAAGTCACTTCGGGTTATGAATGATGAGAAGACACTTTTTGAAAATACCATTAGAGCACAATATGTGTCTTCTAAAATTGACGGACAAGAAGTAAAAGGATATCGTGAAGAGGAAGGCGTTGATAAAAATTCAACTACCGAAACCTTTGCGGCGGTTAAATTCTTTGTAGATAACTGGCGTTGGGCAGATGTTCCTTTTTATGTAAGAACAGCAAAACGTATGCCTACAAAAGTTACTGAGGTAGTTATACATTTTAAAACTCCGCACCATCAAATTTTTAAAGAATCTGGTATAAGTAATAAGGATAATAAATTAGTTATTCGTATTCAGCCAGATGAAGGAATTTTGATAAAATTCGGAGTAAAAGTACCTGGGCAAGGTTTTGAAGTAGAACGAGCAAATATGGATTTCTACTATTCTAGCTTAACCGAAACTCACGTAATGGAAGCTTACGAGCGTCTATTATTAGATGCGATGCAAGGTGATGCGACGTTATATGCAAGAGCAGATGAGGTTGAGGCAGCTTGGGCATTTGTAGATCCTATTTTAGATTACTGGAAAAACGGTAAGGATGTAAAGATGTATGGCTATGCAGCCGGAGTTTGGGGACCTGAGAATGCTAATGAGCTTATTGAAGGTGTTGGAGAATGGAGAAACCCTAGCGAGAATTTAGCAGACGAATCTGGTTACTGTGTAATTTGCTAG
- a CDS encoding Pycsar system effector family protein — MNESITAKAEKYIKNLMADQMSKNFLFHSQGYSNKTIDKAKKILEASSDLDVNVDKVLIAVWFIHAGFAVDYSSHVNESVRLASDFLKDNSCSSHDIKAIAELIESTWQDDEPKNDSEKILKDVGTWFYASEDFEEMLQLLRMELENFNESILDLDTWRLSYLEKLRIQHKYYTDFAKENWQEQKEENILALISRLQKAEKTEKKEILKAKLKDESPQRAIQSLYRIELRNHIKLSDIADTKANILLSVNAIIISLLLANLIPKLDSPSNSYLIYPTVIFVLFSIASMIMSVLATRPKVSNTDVVEEEIKKKDTNFLFFGNFHTMELDDFKSKLRDIIKSKESIYDSLSMDLYYLGKVLQQKYRLLRWTYTVFLIGIILSVVAFGFALKYYGMEDKLLDAVTPLPK; from the coding sequence ATGAATGAGTCTATAACAGCAAAAGCTGAAAAATATATTAAAAATTTGATGGCAGATCAAATGAGCAAGAACTTTCTTTTTCATAGTCAGGGGTATTCTAATAAAACAATTGATAAGGCGAAAAAGATACTTGAAGCTTCAAGCGATTTAGATGTTAACGTCGATAAAGTACTAATTGCTGTTTGGTTTATTCATGCCGGTTTTGCCGTAGATTATAGTAGCCATGTTAATGAAAGCGTTCGATTGGCTTCCGACTTTTTAAAAGACAACAGTTGTTCTTCACATGATATAAAGGCTATAGCTGAACTAATAGAAAGTACTTGGCAAGATGACGAACCTAAAAATGATTCTGAAAAAATTTTAAAAGATGTAGGTACATGGTTTTATGCATCTGAAGATTTTGAAGAGATGCTTCAATTATTAAGAATGGAGTTAGAAAATTTTAACGAATCTATTCTTGATTTAGATACATGGCGATTAAGTTATTTGGAGAAACTTCGTATACAGCACAAGTATTATACAGATTTTGCGAAAGAAAATTGGCAGGAACAAAAAGAAGAAAACATCCTTGCTTTAATTTCTAGATTACAAAAGGCAGAAAAAACCGAAAAGAAAGAAATATTAAAAGCCAAATTAAAAGATGAGAGTCCGCAACGGGCTATTCAATCCTTATATCGTATAGAACTTAGAAATCATATTAAACTAAGTGATATTGCAGATACTAAAGCTAATATTCTACTTTCTGTAAATGCGATTATAATATCGCTTCTTTTGGCTAATTTGATACCTAAGCTAGACTCTCCATCAAATTCTTATCTAATATATCCGACAGTAATTTTTGTGCTTTTTAGTATCGCTTCTATGATTATGTCCGTTTTAGCTACACGACCAAAAGTGAGTAATACCGATGTAGTAGAAGAAGAAATTAAGAAGAAGGATACTAATTTTTTGTTCTTCGGAAATTTTCATACTATGGAATTGGATGACTTTAAATCCAAATTGAGAGATATTATTAAGAGTAAAGAATCAATTTACGATTCGTTGAGTATGGATTTGTATTACTTGGGTAAGGTATTGCAACAAAAGTATAGACTATTAAGGTGGACATATACCGTTTTTCTTATTGGTATAATTCTATCTGTTGTCGCATTCGGTTTTGCCTTGAAATATTACGGAATGGAAGATAAACTTTTAGATGCTGTAACGCCATTGCCTAAGTAA